Proteins encoded within one genomic window of Chloroflexota bacterium:
- a CDS encoding HDIG domain-containing protein — protein MPRVFASSRPCVKFLCSRKVSMDINELWPELAWIEDLDLRATTTKTWELALERSVLTPEDLQRIPFTLLAGPDLKVSFMAHKRAVVHVAKESALKMIEFFGDELPINMDVVIAGAILADVGKLLEYELDKNGKSFQGVYGKYLRHPFSGVSLAEECGVSAEVCHIIAAHAAEGDLVKRSTEAYIVHHADFMTFLPFKSRLVV, from the coding sequence ATGCCCCGCGTCTTTGCATCTTCGCGCCCTTGCGTTAAGTTTTTATGCAGTAGAAAGGTATCTATGGATATTAACGAACTCTGGCCTGAGCTGGCCTGGATTGAAGACCTCGACCTGCGGGCGACGACCACCAAAACTTGGGAATTGGCCCTCGAACGCAGCGTTTTGACCCCCGAGGACTTGCAGCGCATTCCCTTCACCCTGCTGGCCGGGCCGGATCTAAAAGTCAGCTTTATGGCGCATAAACGCGCTGTGGTGCATGTCGCTAAAGAGAGCGCCCTCAAGATGATTGAATTCTTTGGCGACGAGTTGCCCATCAACATGGATGTCGTCATTGCCGGGGCGATCCTGGCCGACGTTGGCAAGTTGCTGGAATACGAACTCGACAAGAATGGCAAATCCTTCCAGGGCGTGTATGGCAAATATCTGCGGCATCCCTTCTCCGGGGTCTCACTGGCCGAAGAGTGCGGCGTGTCCGCCGAAGTTTGCCACATCATTGCTGCCCACGCCGCCGAGGGCGATCTGGTCAAACGCAGCACCGAAGCCTACATCGTCCATCACGCCGACTTTATGACCTTCTTACCTTTTAAGAGCCGTTTGGTCGTCTAA